One Oryza brachyantha chromosome 3, ObraRS2, whole genome shotgun sequence DNA segment encodes these proteins:
- the LOC121053988 gene encoding vegetative cell wall protein gp1-like: MASSTASFLAMVAMACALLAASSSSTCYAARMLADTPAAAAPPASAVPGLPAVPTALPPMPAVPQATLPPMPAIPAVPPKVALPPMPAAPAVVPNAALPPMPAVPAVPKVPSSLPPIPAVPAVTLPPMPAGIPAVPKVTLPPMPSIPTVNVPMPFLAPPPSA; the protein is encoded by the coding sequence ATGGCTTCCTCGACCGCGAGTTTCCTGGCCATGGTCGCCATGGCGTGCGCTCTGCTGgcagccagcagcagcagcacgtgCTACGCCGCTCGCATGCTGGCCGACACGCCCGCGGCGGCTGCGCCTCCCGCTTCCGCCGTCCCTGGCCTCCCCGCCGTGCCTACCGCTCTGCCGCCCATGCCGGCCGTGCCGCAGGcgacgctgccgccgatgCCCGCCATCCCCGCCGTGCCGCCCAAGGTGGCCCTGCCGCCGATGCCCGCCGCGCCAGCGGTTGTCCCCaacgccgcgctgccgccgatgcCCGCCGTCCCCGCCGTGCCCAAggtgccgtcgtcgttgccgccgatccccgccgtgcccgcggtgACGCTGCCGCCGATGCCCGCCGGCATCCCCGCCGTGCCGAAGGTGACGCTGCCGCCGATGCCATCCATCCCGACCGTGAATGTGCCCATGCCGTTCctggcgccgcctccgtcggCGTAG
- the LOC102710775 gene encoding U1 small nuclear ribonucleoprotein C-like translates to MEKKLSLSILLCLVLLRAGSGHGTRILHDVDADYGEGFVFGDKAAAAETEPLDPSIDDYENEISHVEFEPDVGSTSYAAAAAAAAAAAPAPGPAAGNAAGSGSMKWWLPPSTIPSFPLFPNPGMPGLGMPLPGIPFKPIGWGAPAPPAQSAPPPPAGADSDADPSAAVQVIN, encoded by the coding sequence ATGGAGAAGAAGCTGTCCCtgtccatcctcctctgcctcgtCCTCCTGCGCGCCGGCTCCGGCCACGGCACGCGCATCCTCCACGACGTCGACGCCGATTACGGCGAGGGCTTCGTCTTCGGCGACaaagcggccgccgccgagacggAGCCGCTGGACCCGTCGATCGACGACTACGAGAACGAGATCAGCCACGTGGAGTTCGAGCCGGACGTCGGCAGCACGTCCTATgccgctgcggctgcggctgcggcagCGGCCGCGCCGGCTCCCGGGCCGGCGGCTGGGAacgccgccggcagcggcagcatgAAGTGGTggctgccgccgtcgacgaTCCCGTCGTTCCCGCTGTTCCCGAACCCCGGGATGCCCGGGCTCGGCATGCCGCTCCCGGGCATCCCCTTCAAGCCGATCGGCTGGGgcgccccggcgccgcccgcccagtccgcgccgcctccccccgccggcgccgacagcGACGCGGACCCGAGCGCCGCCGTCCAAGTCATCAACTGA
- the LOC102711057 gene encoding formin-2-like isoform X2: protein MASSSSTWSSLAVPVVVAVVLLLGTSTTSTQAARLLEELVPGVPMPAIPTIPTVPTIPTVPGVPAVVPTIPTIPTVPTIPTVPGVPELPVPPVPGAAGGVVPSLPLPPVPGAVVPTLPGVPSLPLPPVPGAAGGVVPTVPLPTVPGGLPNLPLPPVPGAAGGVVPSLPLPPVPGAVVPTLPGVPSLPLPPVPGAAGGVVPTVPLPTVPGGLPNLPLPPVPGAAGGVVPSLPLPPVPGAVVPTLPGVPSLPLPPVPGAAGGVVPTVPLPTVPGGLPNLPLPPVPGAAGGVVPSLPLPPVPGAVVPTLPGVPSLPLPPVPGAAGGVVPTVPLPTVPGGLPNLPLPPVPGATGGVVPTVPLPPLPAVPGVPLPDVPAVPGVPLPAPVVPAVP from the exons atggcttcttcttcttccacctGGAGCTCGCTCGCCGTGCCAGTGGTGGTGGCCGTCGTCTTGCTCCTGGGGACCAGCACCACGTCGACCCAGGCGGCGCGCCTCCTCGAGGAACTCGTCCCCGGCGTACCGATGCCCGCGATCCCGACCATCCCCACCGTGCCGACGATCCCCACCGTGCCCGGAGTGCCGGCGGTCGTTCCCACCATCCCGACCATCCCCACCGTGCCGACGATCCCCACGGTGCCCGGAGTGCCAGAGCTGCCGGTGCCGCCAGTTCCCGGAGCCGCCGGAGGCGTG GTGCCAAGCCTGCCACTGCCGCCAGTTCCGGGAGCCGTCGTGCCCACCTTGCCCGGAGTGCCGAGCCTGCCACTGCCGCCGGTTCCCGGAGCCGCCGGAGGCGTGGTGCCCACGGTGCCACTGCCCACCGTGCCCGGAGGACTTCCGAACCTGCCACTGCCGCCAGTTCCCGGAGCCGCCGGAGGCGTGGTGCCAAGCCTGCCACTGCCGCCAGTTCCGGGAGCCGTCGTGCCCACCTTGCCCGGAGTGCCGAGCCTGCCACTGCCGCCGGTTCCCGGAGCCGCCGGAGGCGTGGTGCCCACGGTGCCACTGCCCACCGTGCCCGGAGGACTTCCGAACCTGCCACTGCCGCCAGTTCCCGGAGCCGCCGGAGGCGTGGTGCCAAGCCTGCCACTGCCGCCAGTTCCGGGAGCCGTCGTGCCCACCTTGCCCGGAGTGCCGAGCCTGCCACTGCCGCCGGTTCCCGGAGCCGCCGGAGGCGTGGTGCCCACGGTGCCACTGCCCACCGTGCCCGGAGGACTTCCGAACCTGCCACTGCCGCCAGTTCCCGGAGCCGCCGGAGGCGTGGTGCCAAGCCTGCCACTGCCGCCAGTTCCGGGAGCCGTCGTGCCCACCTTGCCCGGAGTGCCGAGCCTGCCACTGCCGCCGGTTCCCGGAGCCGCCGGAGGCGTGGTGCCCACGGTGCCACTGCCCACCGTGCCCGGAGGACTTCCGAACCTGCCACTGCCGCCAGTTCCCGGAGCCACCGGCGGTGTCGTGCCCACCGTGCCTCTGCCGCCGCTCCCCGCCGTGCCGGGCGTCCCGCTGCCGGATGTGCCGGCCGTGCCCGGCgtcccgctgccggcgccggtcGTCCCCGCCGTGCCTTAG
- the LOC102721999 gene encoding reticulon-like protein B8 — translation MSEHSESATEKIMSNIMDTIAENLPKQKSGKFDLGSASDKMRDKLFGRQKTIHRALGGGKPADVLLWRNKKISSSVLALATAIWVFFEWLDYHFLTIVSFALVLGMVVQFVWSNFSSALSGSPSKVPRVELPEELFVNTAVAIGTQVNKFLSFLQDVSCERNLKHFVLAIVGLWAAAAIGGWCNFLTVIYIGFVCAHTLPVLYEKYEDQVDDFLYNILGLLRDQYQKLDQGVLSKIPKGNMKFKKSE, via the exons ATGTCTGAACATTCGGAGAGTGCAACAGAAAAAATCATGAGCAACATCATGGATACCATTGCCGAGAACCTTCCTAAGCAGAAGTCTGGGAAGTTCGATTTAGGTTCTGCCTCTGACAAAATGAGGGACAAGCTGTTTGGTCGTCAGAAGACCATTCATCGAGCTCTGGGTGGTGGAAAGC CTGCTGATGTGTTGTTATGGAGGAACAAGAAGATATCTTCCAGTGTTCTGGCACTTGCAACAGCAATTTGGGTTTTCTTTGAGTGGCTTGACTACCACTTCCTAACAATTGTTTCTTTTGCCCTTGTTCTTGGAATGGTTGTCCAGTTTGTGTGGTCCAACTTCTCAAGTGCGCTAAGCGG ATCTCCTTCTAAAGTACCCCGTGTTGAGCTACCAGAAGAGCTGTTTGTGAACACTGCAGTTGCAATTGGTACACAAGTAAACAAGTTCTTGAGTTTTCTTCAGGATGTGTCTTGTGAAAGAAACTTGAAGCACTTTGTGCTG GCAATCGTTGGACTGTGGGCTGCAGCTGCTATTGGGGGCTGGTGCAATTTCCTAACTGTCATTTACATCG GATTTGTTTGCGCTCACACACTACCTGTGCTCTATGAGAAGTACGAAGATCAAGTTGATGATTTCCTTTACAACATTCTTGGCCTGCTGCGTGACCAGTACCAGAAACTTGATCAGGGTGTCTTGAGCAAGATACCGAAGGGGAACATGAAGTTCAAGAAGAGCGAGTAG
- the LOC102711057 gene encoding formin-2-like isoform X1 — MASSSSTWSSLAVPVVVAVVLLLGTSTTSTQAARLLEELVPGVPMPAIPTIPTVPTIPTVPGVPAVVPTIPTIPTVPTIPTVPGVPELPVPPVPGAAGGVVPSLPLPPVPGAVVPTLPGVPSLPLPPVPGAAGGVVPTVPLPTVPGGLPNLPLPPVPGAAGGVVPSLPLPPVPGAVVPTLPGVPSLPLPPVPGAAGGVVPTVPLPTVPGGLPNLPLPPVPGAAGGVVPSLPLPPVPGAVVPTLPGVPSLPLPPVPGAAGGVVPTVPLPTVPGGLPNLPLPPVPGAAGGVVPSLPLPPVPGAVVPTLPGVPSLPLPPVPGAAGGVVPTVPLPTVPGGLPNLPLPPVPGAAGGVVPSLPLPPVPGAVVPTLPGVPSLPLPPVPGAAGGVVPTVPLPTVPGGLPNLPLPPVPGATGGVVPTVPLPPLPAVPGVPLPDVPAVPGVPLPAPVVPAVP; from the coding sequence atggcttcttcttcttccacctGGAGCTCGCTCGCCGTGCCAGTGGTGGTGGCCGTCGTCTTGCTCCTGGGGACCAGCACCACGTCGACCCAGGCGGCGCGCCTCCTCGAGGAACTCGTCCCCGGCGTACCGATGCCCGCGATCCCGACCATCCCCACCGTGCCGACGATCCCCACCGTGCCCGGAGTGCCGGCGGTCGTTCCCACCATCCCGACCATCCCCACCGTGCCGACGATCCCCACGGTGCCCGGAGTGCCAGAGCTGCCGGTGCCGCCAGTTCCCGGAGCCGCCGGAGGCGTGGTGCCAAGCCTGCCACTGCCGCCAGTTCCGGGAGCCGTCGTGCCCACCTTGCCCGGAGTGCCGAGCCTGCCACTGCCGCCGGTTCCCGGAGCCGCCGGAGGCGTGGTGCCCACGGTGCCGCTGCCCACCGTGCCCGGAGGACTTCCGAACCTGCCACTGCCGCCAGTTCCCGGAGCCGCCGGAGGCGTGGTGCCAAGCCTGCCACTGCCGCCAGTTCCGGGAGCCGTCGTGCCCACCTTGCCCGGAGTGCCGAGCCTGCCACTGCCGCCGGTTCCCGGAGCCGCCGGAGGCGTGGTGCCCACGGTGCCACTGCCCACCGTGCCCGGAGGACTTCCGAACCTGCCACTGCCGCCAGTTCCCGGAGCCGCCGGAGGCGTGGTGCCAAGCCTGCCACTGCCGCCAGTTCCGGGAGCCGTCGTGCCCACCTTGCCCGGAGTGCCGAGCCTGCCACTGCCGCCGGTTCCCGGAGCCGCCGGAGGCGTGGTGCCCACGGTGCCACTGCCCACCGTGCCCGGAGGACTTCCGAACCTGCCACTGCCGCCAGTTCCCGGAGCCGCCGGAGGCGTGGTGCCAAGCCTGCCACTGCCGCCAGTTCCGGGAGCCGTCGTGCCCACCTTGCCCGGAGTGCCGAGCCTGCCACTGCCGCCGGTTCCCGGAGCCGCCGGAGGCGTGGTGCCCACGGTGCCACTGCCCACCGTGCCCGGAGGACTTCCGAACCTGCCACTGCCGCCAGTTCCCGGAGCCGCCGGAGGCGTGGTGCCAAGCCTGCCACTGCCGCCAGTTCCGGGAGCCGTCGTGCCCACCTTGCCCGGAGTGCCGAGCCTGCCACTGCCGCCGGTTCCCGGAGCCGCCGGAGGCGTGGTGCCCACGGTGCCACTGCCCACCGTGCCCGGAGGACTTCCGAACCTGCCACTGCCGCCAGTTCCCGGAGCCACCGGCGGTGTCGTGCCCACCGTGCCTCTGCCGCCGCTCCCCGCCGTGCCGGGCGTCCCGCTGCCGGATGTGCCGGCCGTGCCCGGCgtcccgctgccggcgccggtcGTCCCCGCCGTGCCTTAG
- the LOC102721718 gene encoding probable ribose-5-phosphate isomerase 4, chloroplastic — protein sequence MDAIAGASVSSSARLPRLRRIGNVAPATVRRRSRRRAVARSSAAADADVVGLFDAAKLTVDRFVESGMVVGLGSGPASGLAIQYLGTRLRRGSLTGIMGIPSSTISATEAEKAGIQVSSYKEGTQIDFAFTDADVIEEDTLTAVIGRRKTESGDPSFMEEKSIVKSAGKLAFIIGHEKYVKGIEGSIPVLVKSANWIDTAEEIDDLFLGDAEVWRRPSIGTADPLGGDFPLVTKEGHHVLDVIFTTPILDLGKVAESLEKIAGVVDHGIVSSIPSYVVVALDGEVQLLDEKSSVVP from the exons ATGGACGCCATTGCCGGGGCAAGCGTGAGCTCTTCGGCACGGCTCCCACGCCTCCGCCGCATCGGCAACGTCGCACCGgccaccgtgcgccgccgtagCCGGAGGCGTGCTGTGGCCCGCTCGTCGGCCGCCGCGGACGCCGATGTCGTCGGCCTCTTCGACGCTGCCAAGCTCACG GTGGACAGGTTTGTGGAGAGCGGCATGGTGGTCGGGCTTGGCTCCGGCCCGGCGTCCGGCCTCGCAATCCAGTACCTCGGCACTCGCCTCCGGCGAGGGTCTCTGACTGGCATCATGGGAATACCCTC GTCCACGATCAGTGCTACTGAGGCAGAGAAAGCAGGAATACAGGTCAGCAGCTACAAGGAAGGCACCCAA ATTGACTTTGCTTTCACTGATGCTGATGTAATTGAAGAGGACACACTGACCGCTGTCATTGGCCGTCGAAAAACGGAGAGCGGAGACCCTTCTTTCATGGAGGAGAAG AGTATTGTTAAATCAGCTGGTAAACTTGCCTTCATCATCGGCCatgaaaaatatgtgaaaGGCATCGAAGGTTCAATTCCAGTCTTGGTGAAAAGT GCAAATTGGATTGATACTGCTGAAGAGATCGATGACTTGTTCCTAGGAGACGCAGAG GTATGGAGGCGGCCATCAATTGGAACCGCTGATCCATTAGGAGGGGACTTCCCATTGGTTACGAAGGAGGGCCATCACGTACTCGATGTTATCTTCACAACTCCCATCCTGGATCTTG GTAAGGTAGCAGAAAGCTTGGAGAAAATTGCTGGTGTTGTGGACCATGGGATAGTTTCCAGCATTCC ATCATATGTAGTCGTTGCATTGGATGGGGAAGTGCAGTTATTGGATGAGAAGTCATCGGTGGTACCATAG